A DNA window from Bdellovibrio sp. BCCA contains the following coding sequences:
- a CDS encoding AgmX/PglI C-terminal domain-containing protein → MSAAKLLILENQLGQKVRTFAVESDSLNLVYLKDSRRVEAFAHLNDLDENKVNYTLLKEIQLSQLSENGLELQGLGRVRLYPASGVQNSPTHSLAQEDDNEQLKTMLQKTAAGHMIAVFFLILGSWVYLNYFSKTQEPPLVTIMLPQEEPVVKQKPEARPTVKVSKTKIKQTNKVYRPVAKKLLTKAYKVNTAKATDVRRVGALAALGGLKTGHKGAEGLDMQSLKNIRAAGTGAGGGGIGNAGRGGAKGYMPGNGLIAGSAGEGARAQGAGGYGTKGSGGGRAGYGKISMVGGTAATSLPLDEEVTVEGGLDQDQIIAVINRNKGQITYCYEKGLQAQPTIGGRVAVSFVIGASGRITVAKVAESSLGSRMVENCMLQRMKTWQFPRPVGQVNVDVLYPFELTRVSAR, encoded by the coding sequence ATGAGCGCAGCGAAACTTCTAATACTCGAAAATCAGTTAGGCCAAAAGGTTCGCACTTTCGCGGTTGAATCAGATTCTTTGAATTTGGTTTACTTGAAAGACAGCCGCCGTGTTGAAGCCTTTGCTCATCTTAATGATCTTGATGAGAACAAAGTTAACTACACTTTGCTTAAAGAAATCCAATTGTCTCAACTTTCTGAAAACGGTCTTGAACTTCAAGGTTTGGGTCGCGTTCGCCTTTACCCTGCTTCGGGTGTTCAAAACAGCCCGACACATTCTTTGGCTCAAGAAGACGACAACGAACAGCTTAAGACAATGTTGCAGAAAACTGCAGCTGGTCACATGATCGCTGTATTCTTCTTGATCTTGGGTTCATGGGTTTACTTGAATTACTTCAGCAAAACTCAAGAGCCACCTCTTGTGACGATCATGCTTCCACAGGAAGAGCCCGTGGTAAAACAAAAGCCAGAAGCTCGTCCGACTGTGAAAGTTTCTAAAACTAAGATTAAACAAACGAACAAAGTCTACAGACCTGTTGCTAAGAAGCTTTTGACGAAGGCTTATAAAGTTAATACGGCAAAAGCTACTGATGTTCGCCGTGTTGGTGCCTTGGCAGCCTTAGGTGGTCTTAAAACAGGCCACAAAGGTGCTGAAGGTTTGGATATGCAGTCTTTGAAAAATATCCGAGCTGCAGGAACTGGCGCTGGTGGCGGCGGTATCGGTAATGCGGGCCGTGGCGGTGCGAAAGGTTATATGCCTGGTAACGGTTTGATCGCGGGTTCCGCTGGCGAAGGTGCGCGTGCACAAGGTGCCGGTGGTTACGGAACTAAAGGTTCTGGTGGCGGTCGCGCTGGTTACGGCAAGATCTCTATGGTTGGTGGAACTGCCGCAACAAGTTTACCTCTTGATGAAGAAGTGACTGTTGAAGGTGGTTTGGATCAAGACCAAATTATCGCTGTGATCAACCGTAACAAAGGTCAAATCACATACTGCTATGAAAAAGGTCTTCAGGCTCAACCAACAATCGGTGGCCGCGTGGCTGTAAGTTTTGTGATTGGTGCTTCAGGCCGAATCACAGTGGCAAAAGTAGCAGAGTCTTCTTTGGGCTCACGCATGGTTGAAAACTGCATGCTACAAAGAATGAAAACATGGCAATTCCCGCGTCCAGTTGGGCAAGTGAACGTTGACGTACTTTATCCTTTCGAACTCACTCGCGTGAGTGCTCGATAA
- the dtd gene encoding D-aminoacyl-tRNA deacylase, translating into MKAVVQRVQNASVTVDGKMISSIDKGFLTLFGVAKGDTEEQLQKLILKIIALRIFPDENGKMNLSLKDIGGSHLIVSQFTLLGDASKGNRPSFIGAEAPDIANKLYEKALELSKAQGIPTFGGQFGADMKVNLLNDGPVTLIIEV; encoded by the coding sequence ATGAAAGCCGTAGTTCAAAGAGTTCAAAATGCTTCTGTCACTGTTGATGGAAAAATGATTTCTTCCATCGATAAAGGATTTTTAACTTTATTTGGAGTTGCAAAAGGCGACACGGAAGAACAACTCCAAAAACTGATTTTAAAAATCATCGCTCTTAGAATTTTTCCTGATGAAAACGGCAAGATGAACTTATCACTGAAAGACATCGGAGGCTCGCATTTGATCGTCTCGCAATTCACACTTTTAGGAGACGCCTCCAAAGGAAATCGCCCGAGTTTCATTGGTGCCGAGGCCCCAGACATCGCCAACAAACTCTACGAAAAAGCTTTGGAGTTAAGCAAAGCTCAAGGCATTCCCACATTCGGCGGCCAATTCGGTGCCGACATGAAAGTAAATCTTCTCAACGACGGCCCAGTAACTTTGATCATCGAAGTCTAA
- the infC gene encoding translation initiation factor IF-3, with the protein MSKFEGNFRGGGGRFDRDRKKDSKDSLRVNREIRAQQIRVIDDEGNMLGVMSVPEALRIAEDRGLDLLEIAPTATPPTCKIMDYGKWKYENKKKATAARKKQTVVTIKEIQMRPRTDQHDFETKMNHARRFLLEGDKVKVSLRFMGREMAHQELGMEVMQKAIAFVNDLAMVEAQPKMEGKNMFLMLGPDPLKIKEYQKLHPNKSKQDTKELAELEEVTEEDED; encoded by the coding sequence ATTAGCAAGTTCGAAGGTAATTTTAGAGGTGGTGGCGGACGTTTCGACCGTGATCGCAAAAAAGACTCTAAAGACTCATTAAGAGTAAACCGTGAAATTCGTGCACAACAAATCCGTGTTATCGATGATGAAGGTAACATGCTTGGAGTCATGTCTGTTCCTGAGGCGTTACGTATTGCAGAAGATAGAGGCCTCGATCTTCTTGAGATTGCTCCAACAGCAACTCCACCTACTTGCAAAATCATGGATTACGGCAAGTGGAAGTACGAAAATAAAAAGAAAGCTACAGCAGCTCGTAAAAAACAAACTGTTGTAACAATCAAAGAAATCCAAATGCGTCCTCGTACGGACCAGCATGACTTTGAAACAAAGATGAATCACGCCCGTCGTTTCCTTTTGGAAGGCGACAAAGTGAAAGTTTCATTGCGTTTCATGGGTCGTGAAATGGCCCATCAAGAGTTGGGTATGGAAGTGATGCAAAAAGCGATCGCTTTCGTCAACGATTTGGCCATGGTTGAAGCGCAACCAAAAATGGAAGGTAAGAACATGTTCTTGATGCTCGGACCTGATCCACTCAAGATCAAAGAATACCAAAAGCTTCATCCAAACAAATCAAAACAAGACACAAAAGAACTAGCCGAACTAGAAGAAGTCACAGAAGAAGACGAAGACTAA
- the thrS gene encoding threonine--tRNA ligase: MSQITIVLPDNSTKVFDHEPTALEVAQSIGPRLAKETLGVHINGSSEISDFRTPLKDQTKIALVTTKSPESVEVIRHSCAHIMAQAVQEIWPEVKVTIGPVIENGFYYDFDSPFAFTEEHFEKIEKKMAEIVAKDLPIHRENWPIAKAIETFKKMNERFKVELIEDLAAKGETVVGIYFNGEGWFDLCRGPHIQSTGQIKAFKLLSVAGAYWRGDEKNAQLQRVYATAFNDKKDLDLYLHNIEEAKKRDHRKLGKELGLFHFNELAPGSPFFTGKGATVYTELQTFLRELYFETGYQEVITPQIFDVNLFHTSGHYQNYKENMFFTKVDERDFASKPMNCPSHCLLYNSEKYSYRDLPIKMADFGRLHRYEKSGAMHGLTRVRTFCQDDAHIFCRMDQLQEEIAKFMNLLNRVYDKLGMSNYKIYLSTRPDNRMGSEEYWDMAEGALAEALNSLNLPFTLNPGDGAFYGPKLDIMFVDALNRPWQLGTLQVDPNLPQAFDLKYTGEDNKEHRPIMLHRAILGSLERFIGVYIEHTAGHLPPWLCPTQVAILNVTDRVNTFCEDLMKLLKENKVRVEFDRRNEKLNYKIREAQLQKVPYMIIVGDKEAETKTVSLRLRDGSEHKGLTVDQLMKTILDDIKTRQLQSSLAKSATTN; this comes from the coding sequence ATGTCACAAATTACAATCGTTCTGCCGGATAATTCTACCAAGGTGTTTGACCATGAACCCACGGCGCTTGAAGTAGCGCAGTCTATTGGCCCTCGTTTGGCTAAAGAGACATTGGGCGTTCACATCAACGGATCTTCAGAGATTTCTGATTTCCGCACTCCACTTAAAGATCAAACCAAGATCGCACTTGTCACCACCAAAAGCCCTGAATCCGTAGAAGTGATCCGTCACTCTTGCGCGCATATCATGGCTCAAGCCGTTCAAGAAATTTGGCCGGAAGTGAAAGTCACAATCGGTCCTGTGATTGAAAATGGTTTCTACTACGACTTCGATTCTCCGTTTGCTTTTACTGAAGAGCATTTCGAGAAAATCGAAAAGAAGATGGCCGAGATCGTTGCGAAAGATTTGCCTATTCACAGAGAAAACTGGCCGATCGCAAAAGCCATTGAAACGTTCAAAAAAATGAACGAGCGCTTTAAAGTTGAATTGATTGAGGACCTCGCTGCTAAAGGTGAAACCGTTGTAGGTATTTACTTTAACGGAGAAGGTTGGTTTGACCTTTGCCGCGGACCACACATCCAAAGCACAGGCCAAATCAAAGCGTTCAAACTTCTTTCGGTAGCGGGAGCTTACTGGAGAGGGGACGAAAAGAACGCGCAACTTCAACGTGTTTACGCGACAGCTTTCAATGATAAAAAAGATCTCGATCTTTATTTGCACAATATCGAAGAAGCAAAGAAACGCGATCACCGTAAGCTTGGCAAAGAGTTGGGACTTTTCCACTTTAATGAATTGGCTCCGGGATCTCCTTTCTTTACAGGAAAGGGTGCGACTGTTTACACAGAACTTCAAACGTTCTTGCGTGAATTGTATTTCGAAACGGGTTACCAGGAAGTGATCACGCCGCAAATCTTCGACGTGAACTTGTTCCATACTTCGGGTCACTATCAGAACTACAAAGAAAACATGTTCTTCACGAAAGTGGACGAGCGTGATTTTGCTTCAAAACCGATGAACTGTCCTTCTCACTGTTTGTTATACAACTCTGAGAAATACTCTTACCGTGATTTGCCAATCAAAATGGCGGACTTCGGCCGTTTGCACCGCTATGAAAAATCCGGAGCGATGCACGGTTTGACTCGTGTTCGTACGTTCTGTCAGGACGACGCACACATTTTCTGCCGCATGGATCAGCTTCAAGAGGAAATCGCGAAGTTCATGAACTTGCTCAACCGCGTTTACGACAAACTAGGTATGAGCAATTACAAGATTTATCTTTCAACTCGTCCAGACAACCGCATGGGCAGTGAAGAGTACTGGGACATGGCTGAAGGTGCTTTGGCCGAGGCCTTAAACTCTTTGAATTTGCCATTCACTTTGAACCCGGGTGATGGTGCGTTCTATGGTCCAAAACTGGATATCATGTTCGTGGACGCTTTGAACCGTCCTTGGCAGTTGGGGACTCTGCAAGTAGATCCAAACTTGCCGCAAGCTTTTGATTTGAAATACACAGGCGAAGACAACAAGGAGCACCGTCCGATCATGCTTCACCGCGCGATCTTGGGTTCTTTAGAGCGCTTTATCGGTGTTTACATTGAGCACACGGCAGGGCATTTGCCGCCATGGTTGTGTCCAACTCAAGTCGCGATCTTGAACGTTACGGACCGCGTGAACACATTCTGTGAAGATTTGATGAAACTTCTCAAGGAGAACAAAGTTCGTGTTGAATTTGATCGCCGTAATGAGAAGCTAAACTATAAGATCCGCGAGGCTCAGCTTCAAAAGGTTCCTTACATGATTATCGTAGGGGATAAAGAGGCCGAGACGAAAACAGTTTCTTTGCGCTTAAGAGATGGTTCTGAGCACAAAGGTTTGACTGTGGATCAATTAATGAAAACGATTTTAGACGATATTAAAACAAGACAATTGCAGTCTTCACTTGCGAAGTCTGCAACGACTAACTAG
- a CDS encoding outer membrane beta-barrel domain-containing protein: protein MKTMNIIAIALLACSLMTTTAQAASSKSKSAAKQINASEDIDSLGGNQELMEMAQKIKSTSRSRIVQERIVDRNNTLEFGLSYGSVFGGDAYVKTQSLGAQVDYHITPRWSVGVRYYDFGNSLTSEGQRIYDDAKAAEAAGGRALPVDIDYPLNSTIAVVNWYPIYGKTSFLDMGVTQFDLYLLAGGGNITLSSGSTSVMTGGLGLGAWISKHVSARAEVRYQRYEDQIATGARKLDIVMGSLGLGWIL from the coding sequence ATGAAAACTATGAACATCATCGCAATCGCATTGCTTGCATGCTCTTTGATGACGACAACGGCTCAGGCTGCGTCTTCAAAAAGTAAATCTGCTGCAAAACAAATCAATGCTTCGGAAGATATTGACTCACTTGGTGGCAATCAAGAATTGATGGAGATGGCGCAAAAGATCAAATCAACAAGCCGTTCTCGTATCGTTCAAGAGCGTATCGTGGATCGCAATAACACTCTTGAGTTCGGTCTTTCTTACGGCAGTGTTTTTGGTGGTGATGCTTACGTTAAAACGCAAAGCTTGGGTGCTCAAGTGGACTACCACATCACTCCTCGCTGGTCCGTGGGTGTTCGTTACTACGACTTCGGTAACAGCCTGACTAGCGAAGGTCAACGTATCTATGACGACGCTAAAGCCGCTGAAGCAGCTGGTGGTCGTGCTCTTCCTGTAGACATCGACTATCCGTTGAACTCTACTATCGCGGTCGTGAACTGGTATCCTATCTACGGTAAAACAAGCTTCTTGGATATGGGTGTGACTCAGTTTGACCTTTACCTTTTGGCTGGTGGCGGAAATATCACTCTTTCTAGCGGCAGCACATCTGTGATGACAGGTGGTTTGGGTCTAGGTGCTTGGATTTCTAAACACGTTTCTGCTCGCGCGGAAGTTCGTTATCAACGTTACGAAGACCAAATTGCAACAGGCGCTCGTAAACTTGATATCGTAATGGGTTCTCTTGGTCTTGGATGGATTTTATGA
- a CDS encoding helix-turn-helix domain-containing protein — protein MTDFKSQQIKDVLKSLLRKKKMTYEEVAEELDCSVPTVKRILGPEELSLSRLLEFCEILDVTLSDIEVLTKSDSDKKEEFTEEQQIFLAKNKSFLSYLILLYNMTPAEIAEKYKLTQRSTDKYLIGLEKQELIRVTSKQKVKPRYKELPTLGHGVLAKAYYENFIATGAKFFTRDISDSLYSGAKDGDSTKKGFSINSVRVSRATYLAYIEERLKAQGAFLKLASYEEKSQPKESLMTGVMMDAWTLVENENKNLSLLENTFADITNL, from the coding sequence ATGACCGATTTTAAATCGCAACAAATTAAGGATGTTTTAAAATCTCTTCTTCGTAAGAAAAAAATGACTTACGAAGAAGTTGCAGAAGAACTCGATTGCTCTGTGCCTACGGTGAAACGAATTTTAGGACCCGAGGAACTTAGTCTTTCACGTCTGTTAGAGTTTTGTGAGATTTTAGATGTTACGTTGAGTGATATTGAAGTTTTAACGAAGTCCGACTCTGATAAAAAAGAAGAATTCACTGAGGAACAGCAAATCTTCCTCGCGAAGAATAAATCATTTCTTTCTTACTTAATTCTTTTGTACAACATGACTCCAGCCGAAATTGCTGAGAAGTATAAACTTACACAACGCTCAACGGATAAGTATCTTATTGGGCTTGAAAAACAAGAACTGATTCGCGTGACCAGCAAACAGAAGGTTAAACCTCGCTACAAAGAGCTTCCAACCCTTGGTCATGGAGTTTTGGCGAAAGCTTATTACGAGAATTTCATTGCTACGGGTGCAAAGTTTTTTACTCGCGATATCTCTGACAGTCTTTATTCAGGAGCAAAAGATGGTGATAGTACCAAAAAAGGCTTTTCAATTAACTCCGTGAGAGTCTCTAGAGCCACTTATCTGGCATACATCGAAGAACGCCTTAAAGCACAAGGTGCTTTTCTGAAGCTCGCCAGCTATGAGGAAAAATCCCAACCTAAGGAATCCCTAATGACTGGAGTGATGATGGATGCTTGGACTCTCGTTGAGAACGAAAATAAAAACTTGTCTTTATTGGAAAATACATTTGCTGATATTACGAATCTTTAG